From Streptomyces sp. NBC_00775, one genomic window encodes:
- a CDS encoding GntR family transcriptional regulator: MSLQLSVDRSSPVPLYFQLSQQLEAAIEHGTLTPGSLLGNEIELAGRLGLSRPTVRQAIQSLVDKGLLVRRRGVGTQVVHSQVKRPMELSSLYDDLESAGQRPATQVVLNTVVPASAEVAAALGVAEGSDVHRVERLRLSHGEPMAYLCNYLPPDLLELDSDQMEATGLYRLMRAAGITLHSARQSVGARAASAEEGERLGEPAGAPLLTMQRTTFDDTGRAVEFGTHIYRASRYSFEFQLLVRP; encoded by the coding sequence GTGTCGCTCCAGCTCAGCGTCGACCGCAGCAGTCCGGTCCCGCTCTACTTCCAGTTGTCCCAACAGCTGGAGGCCGCGATCGAGCACGGGACGCTGACTCCGGGCAGCCTCCTGGGCAACGAGATCGAGCTCGCCGGGCGGCTCGGGCTGTCCCGGCCCACGGTCCGCCAGGCCATCCAGTCCCTCGTCGACAAGGGCCTGCTCGTACGGCGCCGAGGCGTGGGCACCCAGGTCGTACACAGCCAGGTCAAGCGCCCGATGGAGCTCAGCAGCCTCTACGACGACCTGGAATCGGCGGGCCAGCGTCCGGCGACCCAGGTGGTCCTCAACACCGTCGTACCGGCGTCCGCCGAGGTCGCGGCCGCGCTGGGCGTGGCCGAGGGCAGCGACGTACACCGTGTCGAGCGGCTGCGCCTCTCCCACGGGGAGCCGATGGCGTACCTCTGCAACTATCTGCCCCCCGACCTGCTGGAGCTGGACAGCGACCAGATGGAGGCCACCGGGCTGTACCGGCTGATGCGCGCGGCGGGCATCACCCTGCACAGCGCCCGGCAGTCCGTCGGAGCCCGCGCGGCCAGCGCGGAGGAGGGCGAGCGGCTCGGCGAACCGGCCGGCGCACCGCTGCTCACCATGCAGCGCACGACCTTCGACGACACGGGCCGGGCCGTCGAGTTCGGCACCCACATCTACCGGGCCTCGCGCTACTCCTTCGAGTTCCAGCTCCTCGTCCGTCCGTGA
- a CDS encoding sugar ABC transporter substrate-binding protein, with the protein MARTRTWVSIALAGALGVSLAGCSSTGGKRAEDARKAAAAQGKAAVNTPRWTFAMITHSGDGDTFWDIVQNGAKQAAVKDNINFLYSHNAEAQQQAQLVDAAVDKQVDGIIVTLAKPDAMKAAVARAEKAGIPVITVNSGSEESKAFGALTHIGQDEAIAGEAVGEELNKRGRKKTVCVLHEQGNVGHEQRCAGIKKTFHGTVENLYVQGTSMPDVQASIGAKLQADKSIDSVVTLGAPFADTAVKAKQDAGSKAEIDTFDLNEKVAAELKNGTLGFAVDQQPYLQGYEAVDLLWLYKYNADALGGGKPVLTGPQIITKDQAAALEDYAKRGTR; encoded by the coding sequence GTGGCACGCACTCGAACCTGGGTAAGCATCGCACTCGCAGGGGCGCTGGGGGTGTCCCTCGCGGGATGCAGCAGCACCGGCGGGAAGCGGGCCGAGGACGCCCGCAAGGCGGCGGCAGCCCAGGGCAAGGCCGCGGTGAACACGCCCAGGTGGACCTTCGCGATGATCACCCACTCGGGCGACGGCGACACCTTCTGGGACATCGTGCAGAACGGCGCCAAGCAGGCCGCCGTCAAGGACAACATCAACTTCCTGTACTCGCACAACGCCGAGGCACAGCAGCAGGCGCAGCTCGTGGACGCCGCGGTCGACAAGCAGGTCGACGGCATCATCGTCACGCTCGCCAAGCCCGACGCCATGAAGGCGGCCGTCGCGCGCGCCGAGAAGGCCGGCATCCCGGTGATCACGGTGAACTCGGGCTCCGAGGAGTCCAAGGCGTTCGGCGCGCTCACCCACATCGGCCAGGACGAGGCGATCGCCGGCGAGGCCGTCGGCGAGGAGCTGAACAAGCGCGGCAGGAAGAAGACCGTGTGCGTCCTGCACGAGCAGGGCAACGTCGGCCACGAGCAGCGCTGCGCGGGCATCAAGAAGACCTTCCACGGCACCGTGGAGAACCTCTACGTCCAGGGCACCAGCATGCCGGACGTACAGGCCTCCATCGGCGCGAAGCTGCAGGCCGACAAGTCCATCGACTCGGTCGTCACGCTCGGCGCCCCCTTCGCCGACACCGCGGTCAAGGCCAAGCAGGACGCGGGCAGCAAGGCCGAGATCGACACCTTCGACCTGAACGAGAAGGTGGCCGCGGAGCTCAAGAACGGCACGCTCGGCTTCGCCGTCGACCAGCAGCCGTACCTCCAGGGGTACGAGGCCGTGGACCTGCTCTGGCTGTACAAGTACAACGCCGATGCCCTCGGCGGCGGCAAGCCGGTCCTCACCGGTCCGCAGATCATCACCAAGGACCAGGCCGCCGCGCTGGAGGACTACGCCAAGCGGGGGACCCGATGA
- a CDS encoding ABC transporter permease: MSTTAPAPAPAPSPDTKADERLLKTSRLRKLMSRPELGSVVGAIAVFVFFALFADSFVRAGSLSTVLYASSTIGIMAVPVALLMIGGEFDLSAGVMVTSSALISSMFSYQMTANVWVGVFVSLLVTLSIGVFNGVMLTRTDPPSFIITLGTFLMLTGMNLGFTKLISGTVSTKSISDMEGFSSAKAVFASTITIGGVDFKITILWWLALVVVATWILLRTRVGNWIYAVGGGEEAARAVGVPVDKTKIGLYMGVSLGAWISGQHLLFSFDVVQSGEGVGNELIYIIAAVIGGCLITGGYGSAVGAAVGALIFGMVSKGIVFAEWNPDWFKFFLGVMLLLATLLNHWVRKRAEATK, from the coding sequence ATGAGCACCACGGCACCCGCACCCGCCCCCGCGCCGTCGCCGGACACCAAGGCCGACGAGCGCCTCCTGAAGACCTCGCGGCTGCGCAAGCTGATGAGCCGCCCCGAGCTCGGCTCCGTGGTCGGCGCGATCGCCGTCTTCGTCTTCTTCGCGCTCTTCGCCGACAGCTTCGTACGGGCCGGGAGCCTGAGCACGGTGCTGTACGCCTCGTCGACCATCGGCATCATGGCCGTCCCGGTCGCGCTGCTGATGATCGGCGGCGAGTTCGACCTCTCCGCGGGCGTCATGGTGACCAGCTCCGCGCTGATCTCCTCGATGTTCAGCTACCAGATGACCGCGAACGTCTGGGTCGGTGTCTTCGTCTCGCTGCTGGTCACCCTGTCGATCGGCGTCTTCAACGGCGTCATGCTGACCCGCACCGACCCGCCGAGCTTCATCATCACGCTCGGTACGTTTCTGATGCTGACCGGCATGAACCTCGGCTTCACCAAGCTGATCAGCGGCACGGTCTCCACGAAGTCGATCTCCGACATGGAGGGCTTCTCCTCCGCCAAGGCCGTCTTCGCCTCGACGATCACCATCGGCGGCGTCGACTTCAAGATCACCATCCTGTGGTGGCTGGCCCTGGTCGTCGTCGCCACCTGGATCCTGCTGCGCACCCGCGTCGGCAACTGGATCTACGCCGTCGGCGGCGGCGAGGAAGCGGCCCGCGCGGTCGGCGTCCCGGTCGACAAGACCAAGATCGGCCTCTACATGGGCGTCTCCCTCGGCGCCTGGATCTCCGGCCAGCACCTGCTGTTCTCGTTCGACGTCGTGCAGTCCGGCGAGGGCGTCGGCAACGAGCTGATCTACATCATCGCGGCCGTCATCGGCGGCTGTCTGATCACCGGCGGCTACGGCTCCGCGGTCGGCGCGGCGGTCGGCGCGCTGATCTTCGGCATGGTGAGCAAGGGCATCGTGTTCGCCGAGTGGAACCCGGACTGGTTCAAGTTCTTCCTGGGAGTGATGCTGCTCCTGGCGACCCTGCTCAACCACTGGGTTCGCAAGCGCGCGGAGGCGACGAAGTGA